The DNA segment CAGGGCGGGGTGATTACTTCAGAACGTCGACTACTTTCACAGTGCTCGAGTCTGGGTCAGCTTCAGCACCAAACCACTTTTTGTGTAGGTCGGCGATCACGCCTTCTTTTTTCATTGCAGTGATGATGTCGTTGACGAGTGCTGCCGATTCCCAGTCTTTGGCGTGCATCAACGAATACTTCTCGCCTGTTGCAATCCGTGCCACAACTTTATACTGCGGCTTGTCCCTTATGTAATAAAGTACCGCCGGGATATCACTGATGTAGCCGTCTAGCCGGCCCGAAGCCAAGTCAAGCATGGCGGGCGAGAGCCCTTCATAACGTGACACGCTGCTGAACTTGTATTCAGCTTGATGAGCGCCTACCCACATATCACCCGTAGAGCCAGTATCCACCCCAACGACCTTACCCAACATGTCCTCAACGCCTTTTATTTTCGAATCACTTAGCGTGGCGAGGGACTGGTCACTGTCGTAGTAAGGCTGTGCGAAGCCCACTGACTCCAGGCGTTTGGGGGTGATAGT comes from the Marinobacter psychrophilus genome and includes:
- a CDS encoding transporter substrate-binding domain-containing protein, with the protein product MNLKVLLSITVATAFSASTWAADWTVGANAGNVPWEFQDATGEIVGFEVDLVNEVAKRADKTVEFVNIPFNGLFSAVQSKRADIAISSITITPKRLESVGFAQPYYDSDQSLATLSDSKIKGVEDMLGKVVGVDTGSTGDMWVGAHQAEYKFSSVSRYEGLSPAMLDLASGRLDGYISDIPAVLYYIRDKPQYKVVARIATGEKYSLMHAKDWESAALVNDIITAMKKEGVIADLHKKWFGAEADPDSSTVKVVDVLK